A region of the Pricia mediterranea genome:
GACGATGTCTCAAAAGGCTTTATCTATATGGTCAGTTCGGCGAGTGTAACGGGCTCGAGCCAAGGCGTCGAGAAGGCCCAGACCGAGTATTTCGAACGTATTGCCGCCATGCAGCTATCCAATCCCCAAATCGTAGGCTTTGGCATCCATAATACTGAAACTTTTCGGGCAGCGACCCAAGCGGCAAAGGGCGCAATCATCGGGTCGGCATTCATAAAACATTTGACCGAACACGGTGTAAGTTCAATAGCGAAATTTATCGACGAAATTCGTTAGCATATCGCTCTGAACATTCATTAGAACTGATTCAAAACGCTATTATTACCATCGGGATTTCCATATTCCAAAATCCCTACGTTTTTATTTTTAAGAACTTACTTCAAAAAATTGAGAAGATATTAACTCGAAATCCATCATAATCTACCTATATTTAGAAGTAATCTTTAAATTAAAACTATGGGAAATACAGACGATAAGAGAAAGTTCAAGCGCAAAACGGATCAAGATCATCCCACTAGCGCCAATATTAAAAACACTGTCGATACGAACAAATTCGATATTGACGAAGAAACCATAAAAGATCAAGAGAACAAGAAGTAGCCAGATTGCGAAGGCTATTGCAATAGAATAACAAGTCCCGAAGCCGTTAACCCGGCTTCGGGACTTGTTGGTTGTTCCAGATCGGGATGTTATTAAGCTGAGTTCCGACTGGCATTGATATTACCGTACAGGGAGCGCGTAACTATTTTCTCGTACAACTCCTTGAACTCGGCGCCCTGCCCGATTTTTTGTAGGGCGTACTGCTGAATTACCAAGAGCGGCAAGACGATGTTCTCCCGGATCTTTATCGATTCGCGGGAGACGCCTTCATTCTGCATCAGGATGTCGAAACCGGAAATCTCCAACAACATTTCCTTGGAGAGCTCGTACTCCTCGTGCAAGATGTTCCAAAAATCGCCGTACTCCGGATCTTCTTTCATATAGCTAGTCAACTCAAAATAGCATTTGGTGAGTGACATCATACTATTTAGCATCAAGGCATTAAAGAAGGGCACTTCCTTGAACAGGGATTTCACTTCCTCGAGCCTACCCTCGTCCTTTAAGGTCTTTATCGCCGTGCCGATACCGAAATAACCGGGAACGTTCTGTTTCAATTGACTCCAAGAGCCTACAAAAGAAATGGCACGCAGATCGGTCAGTTTCAGTTCGGCCTTGTTGCCACGCTTGCCCGGTCTGCTGCCGATATTCGCCTTGGTGTAGTACTGCAAGGTACTCTTGTTTTCGAGATAGGGAATGAACATCTCGTGCTGCTTCAAGGCATCGTATTTGGCAAAGCTCAGCTCCGAAAGCTCTTCCATTAACCTTCGATCGCCCTTCGTAATGATGTTCTCCTTACCGAACAGATTGTTCGACAGCCCTGCGGTGAGCAGCTGCTCGGAATTGTGGATGAACTGCTCTTTGGTACCGTAGGTACTCGTAATCGTCTGACCTTGAATGGTGAGCTGAATCTCGTGATTGGCCACATCTTCGGTCTGCGCAGCGTAAAAACGGTGGGTCTTTCCGCCCCCTCGGGCCGGTGGTCCGCCACGGCCGTCAAAGAACACGGCCTTGACCCCGTTCTTTTTGCAGACTTTCGACAAGGTTTCCTTGGTTTTAAGAATGGACCAGTTGGCCTTGAGGTAACCGCCATCCTTGGTACCATCGGAAAAACCGAGCATGATGGTCTGCACATTGTTCCGACGTTCGAGATGGGCCCTGTATTCGGGCATATCGAACAAGGCCTGCATGGTCGCCTCGGCACCTTTCATCCCATCCATGGTCTCAAAGAGGGGTGCGATGTCAAAGGTTATTTCATCGGTATCCCATCCGCACCAGCGGAAAAGTCCGTAAACAAAAAGAACCGAAAAAATATCCTCGGAATTACTGATAATGTAACGGTTGCAGCCCTCCTCTCCGTTCTTTGCCTGTATTTTTTTCAACTGTG
Encoded here:
- a CDS encoding phosphoenolpyruvate carboxylase; this encodes MHQIERLETFKKSVTNKFNVYNSLFLNLPYQNIENVGMLIPVLSDRCQKGLRAGQHPQEILDTFFSNYADIEDERAQIDFMFRIIQYVERQVVLYDSVEDAAFPKLHEHTGSQSIKDYFQFVDKNRNWDKLAKQLSTFSARIVFTAHPTQFYTPAVLDIIDELRCLILEDRINDIDLTLQQLGLTSLINAKKPTPLDEAKNIIYILRNVYYDAVGDLYSYIKHSVPNADFENHGIMKLGFWPGGDRDGNPFVTADITTDVADELRITLMKCYYNDLKELHKKLTFKDVQEPLNKLRDNLYVAMFDADKTVQYENLIGQLETIRELLIEKYHALYLKDLDHLIDKVKIFKVHFATLDVRQDQSKHILVVESLLQHNGIIKNSLDELKQEELVDILLHKNMEADPADFSEDVVKDTLINIAQLKKIQAKNGEEGCNRYIISNSEDIFSVLFVYGLFRWCGWDTDEITFDIAPLFETMDGMKGAEATMQALFDMPEYRAHLERRNNVQTIMLGFSDGTKDGGYLKANWSILKTKETLSKVCKKNGVKAVFFDGRGGPPARGGGKTHRFYAAQTEDVANHEIQLTIQGQTITSTYGTKEQFIHNSEQLLTAGLSNNLFGKENIITKGDRRLMEELSELSFAKYDALKQHEMFIPYLENKSTLQYYTKANIGSRPGKRGNKAELKLTDLRAISFVGSWSQLKQNVPGYFGIGTAIKTLKDEGRLEEVKSLFKEVPFFNALMLNSMMSLTKCYFELTSYMKEDPEYGDFWNILHEEYELSKEMLLEISGFDILMQNEGVSRESIKIRENIVLPLLVIQQYALQKIGQGAEFKELYEKIVTRSLYGNINASRNSA